Proteins co-encoded in one Candida albicans SC5314 chromosome 3, complete sequence genomic window:
- the TRM12 gene encoding Trm12p (Ortholog(s) have S-adenosylmethionine-dependent methyltransferase activity, transferase activity, transferring alkyl or aryl (other than methyl) groups activity and role in tRNA methylation, wybutosine biosynthetic process): protein MAIKLLIDNPKQVKPIKSYLEDHNWLNKSFKIQKKNDIFHIFTNLNEIPSQLSQYNHETYEQEDDGDLNTKNKTTTLTLASIITDYCHANNIENIEIPKRWSIYPPMILFNSTGSTSESNGHPTSDTIFNPQHQKLWENVLSNQKSIFGTSEITHIALNKPIIESDIMRRPHNLIPIIGDFGPDISIDNKPPSPTESDFNRAFWCHVIQNGIYQTWAPKYTMFSRGNIKEKKRVLDWFKNLDQTIVFDFYCGIGYFSLSYLKNGGKLLCWELNPWSIEGFRRSLEKMKINYKIYTSGDKFSINDLNQFDACLFLESNEQITTRVIDQVKDNSLPISHINLGLLPSSKQSWTLANNLIDKSTINTNVHIHENVHIDDFEKIKTDVKKVFTNGKVLHLEKVKTFAPDIWHIVIDIENIKSC, encoded by the coding sequence ATGGCTATAAAATTACTAATAGACAACCCTAAACAAGTCAAACCAATAAAACTGTATTTAGAAGATCATAATTGGTTGAATAAATCttttaaaattcaaaaaaagaatgatATATTCCATATTTTCACAAACTTGAATGAAATCCCATCGCAATTATCACAGTATAATCATGAAACTTATGAACAAGAAGATGATGGAGATTTAAAcactaaaaataaaactacCACATTAACATTAGCATCGATAATCACAGATTATTGCCACGCAAACAATATAGAAAACATAGAGATCCCTAAACGATGGTCTATTTACCCACCAATGATACTATTCAATTCCACAGGCTCAACATCGGAGTCAAACGGACACCCCACCTCAGATACAATATTCAACCCACAACACCAAAAGTTATGGGAAAACGTATTATCTAATCagaaatcaatatttggaaCTTCAGAAATTACTCATATAGCGTTGAATAAACCTATAATTGAATCCGATATAATGAGACGTCCCCATAATTTAATCCCCATTATAGGCGATTTTGGACCCGATATATCAATAGACAATAAACCACCTTCTCCTACAGAATCAGATTTTAATCGAGCATTTTGGTGTCATGTTATACAAAATGGAATTTATCAAACTTGGGCACCTAAATATACCATGTTTTCTCGAGGTaatattaaagaaaaaaaacgaGTTTTGGATTGGTTTAAAAATCTTGATCAAACgattgtttttgatttttattgtGGGATTggatatttttctttatcttaTCTTAAAAATGGAGGTAAATTATTATGTTGGGAATTGAATCCTTGGTCAATTGAAGGATTTAGAAGAAGTTTagaaaaaatgaaaatcaattataaaatatatactagtggtgataaatttagtattaatgatttgaatcaatttgatgCATGTTTATTTTTGGAAAGTAATGAACAAATAACTACAAGGGTGATTGATCAAGTTAAAGATAATAGTTTACCAATTAGTCATATTAATTTAGGGTTATTACCCAGTTCTAAACAATCATGGACATTagcaaataatttaattgataaatcaacCATCAATACTAATGTCCATATACATGAAAATGTTCATATcgatgattttgaaaaaattaaaactgatgttaaaaaagtttttaCAAATGGGAAAGTTTTGCATTTGGAGAAGGTGAAAACTTTTGCTCCCGATATTTGGCATATAGTAATTGATAtagaaaatattaaaagtTGCTAA
- a CDS encoding uncharacterized protein (Ortholog(s) have mRNA binding, poly(U) RNA binding activity and role in nuclear-transcribed mRNA catabolic process, nonsense-mediated decay, regulation of mRNA stability, stress granule assembly), which produces MSEPTQDQPQEQQSQEQQQQEQQQQQQQQQQQEHQPEQQQSTESSENESQQAQQPSSQDDEKQVNAASAKEGGREVSNKILYVGNLPKSASEETIQELFSVGGNPVKTIKILNDKNKAGFNYAFIEYDTNEVADMALNTLNGRLVDDVEIKVNWAFQSAAIAGNPNNTEEPLFNIFVGDLSPEVNDEGLRNAFSKFESLKQAHVMWDMQTSRSRGYGFVTFGNQSDAELALQTMNGEWLCGRAIRCNWASHKQQQQQQHYNNQHGGGYSRGYRNNNGGNNNNRQFRQFNNINNGNNNGFSQPLVNNNPQFIGQQPPQPDQHQHQQQQQQQQQQQSVNGANGVPQQMLQGLTNGNLGPGTPINGSNNAAGGFNNNGTAGNVAGAPVAGGPGAIPVMSPQSYDIVLRQTPSWQTTVYLGNIAHFTQQQELIPLLQNFGFIVDFKFHPERGCAFVKYDTHERAALAIIQLAGFNLNGRPLKCGWGKERPPQFQNFPRNGNMHQVPMYGPGGRP; this is translated from the coding sequence atgtCAGAACCAACTCAAGATCAACCTCAAGAGCAGCAATCTCAAgagcaacagcagcaagagcaacaacaacaacaacagcagcagcagcagcaagAACACCAAccagaacaacaacaatccaCTGAATCATCTGAAAATGAATCTCAACAAGCTCAACAACCATCTTCTCAAGATGATGAGAAACAAGTAAATGCTGCTTCTGCCAAAGAAGGTGGACGTGAAGTTTCAAATAAGATTTTGTATGTTGGAAATTTGCCCAAATCAGCTAGTGAAGAAACAATTCAAGAATTGTTTTCTGTTGGTGGGAATCCAGTTAAAACtatcaaaattttaaatgacAAAAACAAGGCAGGTTTCAACTATGCTTTTATTGAATACGATACCAATGAAGTTGCTGATATGGCTTTGAATACTTTGAATGGAAGacttgttgatgatgttgaaatTAAAGTTAATTGGGCTTTCCAATCAGCTGCAATTGCCGGTAATCCAAATAACACTGAAGAACCTTTGTTCAACATTTTTGTTGGAGACTTGAGTCCTGAAGTAAATGATGAAGGTTTAAGAAATGCTTTCTCGAAATTTGAATCTTTGAAGCAAGCTCATGTCATGTGGGATATGCAAACTTCAAGATCAAGAGGTTATGGGTTTGTAACTTTTGGTAACCAATCTGATGCTGAATTGGCTTTACAAACTATGAATGGAGAATGGCTTTGTGGTAGAGCTATTAGGTGTAACTGGGCTTCTcataaacaacaacagcaacagcaacattATAACAACCAACATGGAGGTGGTTATAGTAGAGGTTATCGTAATAACAACGGCggcaacaataacaaccGTCAATTCAgacaattcaataatatcaataatggtaataataatggattTTCTCAACCTTTGGTAAACAATAATCCTCAATTTATTGGTCAACAACCACCTCAACCTGatcaacaccaacaccagcaacagcaacagcaacagcaacaacagcaatcAGTTAATGGAGCCAATGGTGTACCACAACAAATGTTGCAAGGCTTGACTAATGGTAATCTTGGACCAGGAACCCCTATCAATGGTAGTAACAATGCTGCTGGTGGGTTTAATAACAATGGAACTGCTGGTAATGTTGCAGGTGCACCAGTGGCAGGAGGTCCAGGTGCTATTCCAGTAATGTCACCTCAATCTTATGATATTGTTTTAAGACAAACTCCATCTTGGCAAACAACAGTATATTTGGGTAATATTGCTCATTTTACTCAgcaacaagaattgattcCACTATTACAAAATTTTGGGTTTATagttgatttcaaatttcatCCAGAAAGAGGTTGTGCATTTGTCAAGTATGATACACATGAAAGAGCTGCCTTGGCGATTATTCAATTAGCTGGGTTCAACCTTAATGGAAGACCATTGAAATGTGGCTGGGGTAAAGAAAGACCACCACAATTCCAAAACTTTCCAAGAAATGGCAATATGCATCAAGTTCCAATGTATGGACCTGGTGGAAGACCTTAA